Proteins encoded within one genomic window of Brassica rapa cultivar Chiifu-401-42 chromosome A09, CAAS_Brap_v3.01, whole genome shotgun sequence:
- the LOC103843990 gene encoding auxin transporter-like protein 2 isoform X2: MPPSSMVREIMHAMWKPQKYKSIYLFATLYVLTRTLPSASAVYWAFGDLLLNHSNAFTLLPKNLFRDFAVVLMLIHQFITFGFACTPLYFVWEKLIGMHECQSMCKRAAARLPVVIPIWFLAIIFPFFGPINSTVGSLLASFTVNIIPAVAHIFTFRSSAARENSVEQPPRFLGRWTGAFTINAFIVVWVFIVGFGFGGWASMINFVHQIDTFRLFTKCYQCPPPVMASPPPISHPHVNHTRSL, encoded by the exons ATGCCTCCATCCTCCATGGTCAG AGAAATAATGCATGCGATGTGGAAGCCGCAGAAGTATAAGTCTATTTACCTGTTTGCGACTCTGTACGTTCTGACGCGGACGCTGCCTTCTGCGTCTGCGGTATATTGGGCGTTTGGCGATTTGCTTCTAAACCATTCAAATGCATTCACTCTCCTCCCAAAGAACCTTTTCCGCGACTTTGCAGTGGTGCTCATGCTCATCCACCAATTCATCACGTTTGGGTTCGCCTGCACGCCTCTATACTTCGTGTGGGAGAAGCTGATAGGCATGCACGAGTGCCAGAGCATGTGCAAGAGAGCCGCCGCGAGGCTTCCTGTGGTTATACCCATCTGGTTTCTGGCAATCATATTCCCTTTCTTCGGTCCCATTAACTCCACCGTGGGATCACTCCTCGCCAGCTTCACCGTCAACATCATCCCTGCGGTGGCTCACATCTTCACCTTCCGCTCATCCGCTGCACGTGAGAACTCTGTGGAGCAGCCGCCGAGGTTTCTAGGAAGGTGGACAGGAGCTTTCACCATCAACGCATTCATTGTGGTGTGGGTGTTCATAGTTGGATTTGGGTTTGGTGGTTGGGCCAGTATGATAAATTTTGTTCACCAGATTGACACATTCAGACTTTTCACGAAATGCTACCAGTGTCCTCCACCGGTAATGGCTTCACCTCCTCCGATCAGTCATCCTCATGTCAACCACACTCGTAGCCTTTGA
- the LOC103843990 gene encoding auxin transporter-like protein 2 isoform X1 → MLYSGPSKLVLYFTGATNILYTFGGHAVTVEIMHAMWKPQKYKSIYLFATLYVLTRTLPSASAVYWAFGDLLLNHSNAFTLLPKNLFRDFAVVLMLIHQFITFGFACTPLYFVWEKLIGMHECQSMCKRAAARLPVVIPIWFLAIIFPFFGPINSTVGSLLASFTVNIIPAVAHIFTFRSSAARENSVEQPPRFLGRWTGAFTINAFIVVWVFIVGFGFGGWASMINFVHQIDTFRLFTKCYQCPPPVMASPPPISHPHVNHTRSL, encoded by the exons ATGTTGTATTCGGGACCAAGCAAGCTGGTGTTATACTTCACAGGGGCCACAAACATTCTTTACACATTCGGTGGCCATGCTGTTACtgt AGAAATAATGCATGCGATGTGGAAGCCGCAGAAGTATAAGTCTATTTACCTGTTTGCGACTCTGTACGTTCTGACGCGGACGCTGCCTTCTGCGTCTGCGGTATATTGGGCGTTTGGCGATTTGCTTCTAAACCATTCAAATGCATTCACTCTCCTCCCAAAGAACCTTTTCCGCGACTTTGCAGTGGTGCTCATGCTCATCCACCAATTCATCACGTTTGGGTTCGCCTGCACGCCTCTATACTTCGTGTGGGAGAAGCTGATAGGCATGCACGAGTGCCAGAGCATGTGCAAGAGAGCCGCCGCGAGGCTTCCTGTGGTTATACCCATCTGGTTTCTGGCAATCATATTCCCTTTCTTCGGTCCCATTAACTCCACCGTGGGATCACTCCTCGCCAGCTTCACCGTCAACATCATCCCTGCGGTGGCTCACATCTTCACCTTCCGCTCATCCGCTGCACGTGAGAACTCTGTGGAGCAGCCGCCGAGGTTTCTAGGAAGGTGGACAGGAGCTTTCACCATCAACGCATTCATTGTGGTGTGGGTGTTCATAGTTGGATTTGGGTTTGGTGGTTGGGCCAGTATGATAAATTTTGTTCACCAGATTGACACATTCAGACTTTTCACGAAATGCTACCAGTGTCCTCCACCGGTAATGGCTTCACCTCCTCCGATCAGTCATCCTCATGTCAACCACACTCGTAGCCTTTGA